In a genomic window of Cryptococcus deuterogattii R265 chromosome 12, complete sequence:
- a CDS encoding 50S small subunit ribosomal protein L13e: MVKHNNQLQKNHFHKDWQRRVKTWFDQPGKKKSRRVARSKKALASGAAPLQRLRPAVRCPTQRYNIRIREGRGFTTSELKLAGIRRKEALSLGISVDPRRRSKSEEGQKLNVERLKEYKSRLVVFPRKAGKPKAGDATGDDLTAHITRDSIPLPASYTAEAPRAITDEEKEANAFTTLRLARAAQRNEGQRKKRLAEKEAAEKAK; the protein is encoded by the exons ATGGTCAAGCACAACAACCAGCTTCAAAAGAACCACTTCCACAAGGACTGGCAGAGGCGTGTCAAGACCTGG TTCGACCAGCCCGGTAAGAAGAAGTCTCGACGAGTTGCTAGGAGCAAGAAGGCCCTTGCCTCTGGCGCCGCCCCCCTCCAGCGACTCCGACCCGCTGTCCGATGCCCCACCCAGAGGTACAACATCCGTATCAGGG AGGGCCGTGGTTTCACCACCTCTGAGCTCAAGCTCGCCGGTatcaggaggaaggaggctTTGTCCCTCGGTATCTCCGTCGACCCCCGACGAAGGTCCAAGTCTGAGGAGGGCCAGAAGCTCAACGTCGAGAGGCTCAAGGAGTACAAGTCTAGGTTGGTCGTCTTCCCCAGGAAGGCTGGCAAGCCCAAGGCTGGTGACGCGACC GGTGACGACCTCACTGCCCACATCACCCGTGACTCTATCCCTCTCCCCGCCTCTTACACCGCCGAGGCTCCTCGTGCCATTACcgacgaggagaaggaggctaACGCTTTCACCACCCTCCGACTTGCTCGTGCTGCTCAGAGGAACGAAGgtcagaggaagaagaggctcgctgagaaggaggctgcCGAGAAGGCCAAGTAA
- a CDS encoding tricarboxylate carrier: protein MAPMEKGFSWSNIAVGATMNMFEVTTLGQPLEVLKTQMAANRSQTMGQAFKSVWSRGGFKGFYQGLIPWAWIEASTKGGVLIFTSAEIEKAAVKGFNLSPAAAGMLGGIGGGIAQAYATMGFCTCMKTVEITRHKQMSAGAPVESTFKVFHDIYKREGIAGINKGVNAVALRQATNWGSRFGFARLAEAGLRNVKGIKEGEKLGAMDKILASTLGGALATWNQPIEVVRVEMQSAIKSQDPSRPAKKTVLNTFSYIYKTNGIKGLYRGVAPRIGLGAWQTICMVSFADYVKAFIGTAK from the exons ATGGCTCCCATGGAAAAAGGTTTCAGCTGGTCCAACATCGCTGTTG GTGCCACTATGAACATGTTCGAAGTGACCACACTCGGTCAGCCTCTTGAGGTGCTCAAAACCCAAATGGCCGCCAACCGAAGTCAAACTATGGGCCAGGCTTTCAAGTCTGTCTGGAGTCGCGGAGGTTTCAAAGGGTTCTACCAGGGTTTGATACCTTGG GCCTGGATTGAAGCTTCCACTAAGGGTGGCGTGCTTATCTTTACTTCTGCcgagattgagaaggctGCTGTTAAGGGCTTCAACCTGTCACCTGCTGCGGCTGGTATGCTTGGCGGTATCGGTGGTGGTATTGCCCAGGCGTACGCTACCATGG GTTTCTGTACTTGTATGAAGACAGTTGAGATCACCCGACATAAGCAAATGTCCGCTGGTGCCCCTGTTGAATCCACATTCAAAGTCTTCCATGATATTTACAAGCGTGAAGGTATCGCCGGTATCAACAAGGGTGTCAACGCTGTCGCGCTTCGACAAGCTACCAACTGGGGGTCCCGTTTCGGTTTCGCCCGACTTGCCGAAGCAGGGTTGAGAAATGTCAAGGGGatcaaggaaggagagaagctTGGGGCGATGGATAAGATTCTGGCGAGTACGCTGGGTGGTGCTTTGGCTACTTGGAACCAGCCTATTGAGGTTGTCCGTGTAGAA ATGCAATCCGCTATTAAATCCCAAGACCCCTCTCGACCGGCCAAGAAGACTGTTCTCAACACCTTCTCTTACATTTACAAGACCAACGGTATCAAGGGTCTTTACAGGGGTGTCGCGCCCCGTATCGGTTTGGGAGCTTGGCAAACTATCTGCATGGTCAGCTTTGCTGATTACGTCAAGGCTTT CATCGGCACTGCCAAGTAA